The genomic stretch GGAGAGGAGGATCACGCGCAGACCGTTCTCGAGCGTGAAGCGGCGATATTCGGACTCGTCGTTGGGAGCGACTTCGCGGGGTGGGATCTCGCGCGCCGCGACGTCGGCCACGACGAGGGCGAATCCGAGCAGGAGCAAAAGCGAGAGAAGGAGGCGTTCGATCGTCTTCATGCGTAAGGAGAATGCGGGGCGCTGAACATGGGCGGATAGAAATCGGAAGCCGAGCGGGTGCAAACGCGGAGGTGAGTCGAGCGGTTCATCCGCGCCAGGTGAAGGCGTGGCAGAGGGCCACGCCGGCGGCGTCGGCCTCGTCGAGCGCGAGCGTGCGTCCGTGGCCGAGCAGACTCATGACCGTGCGCGCCATCTGCTCCTTGCTCGCCCGCCCCACGCCGACCACGGCCTGCTTCACGCGCAAGGGCGCGTACTCGAAGACCGGGAGCGTCCGCACCGCGGCCGCGGCGATCGCGGCACCACGCGCGGCCCCGAGGATTTGGGCGGTTTGGAAGTTTTGCACGTAGATGGTCTGCTCGAGCGCGACGTGCGTGATCGCGTGCATCTCCATCGTTTCGGACATGGCGGTGAAGATCGCTCCGAGGCACTCGGCCATGGAACGCGACGGTCCGAGTTTGAGAGTGCGGCTGTGCAACAGCAGCGGCGGTCGGCCGGTCGCGAACTCCAGCACCGCCAGACCCGTGCCGCGCAGGCTGGGGTCGACACCGAGGACGTTGCCGACGAATGCGTTTCGTCGCCCTCCGAAGACCGGCGGGAGATCGAGCGCGGGCGCGAGGCGTCCCTCGAGTTTCGCCTTCCACAAGTCGCGCGTCGTCGTCCTTCCCATGCGAAGTGACGAGACAACGCTGCCGTCGCTCCGATGTCAGGGGCTAAATCGACGAAACTCCCCGTCCGCGCGACGCAGCGCCGGAAGGTGTCAGCCCAAGAGGAGTTTCAACGCCGCCACGAACGTGAGCCCGAGCGCGAGTCGCTCGAAGAGTTTTTGCGGTACACGCGTCGCGACCAAGCGACCGACGATCGACCCCGCGAGCACGGCCGGGGCGAGCCAGGCGTTGACGACCACGCTCCCACCATCGATCAGCCCGAGCTGGATCATGAAGGGGAGTTTGAAGAGATTGAGCGCGAAGAAGTAGACCGCGCTCGTGCCGAGGAAGTGCATCTTCGGCAGCCGCATCGCGAGCAGGTAGAGGATCATGACCGGCCCCGCCGCGTTGGCCATCTGCGTGGTGAAACCCGCGAAGACGCCCATGAACGGCGCGAACCACGCTCCGTGCGCGACGACCTCGCGCTCGAGCTTCTCGGCCGCCGTGCGCCGGCTACGCCACGCGTGCAGGCCGAGCATGAAGAGCAGGATCGCGCCGATCGCGACGCCGACCGAGCGGTCGCTCATGTGCCCGAGCGCGAACCACCCCGCGACCACGCCGATCGCCGTCCAGGGAAACAGCCGCAATACGTGCCGCCATTGCGTGTGTTTCAGGTACGTCGCCACGGCCGCGACGTCGCCTACGAGCAGGAGCGGCAAGACCATGCCCGTGGCCAGTTTCGGTGGCAGGATGTTGCTGAAGATGCCGACGACGAGGATTCCGACGCCCGGGATGCCGGACTTGGACAACCCGACGAACGCCGCACCCACCGCCAACAGAGCCCACTCCCAAGGTTCGAATGTCACGCGTCCGCGAAGCAATCGTCCGCACTGCCCGCGGTCCACCGGAAACCGGCCGGACGTCGACCCGTTACGGCTCTGCCGTGCAGGCCGCGACGCCGTGGCTCAGTTTCCCGTGAAGAACGGGTTGTTCGCCTTTTCCTGCGCGACGGTGGTGAGCGGACCGTGGCCGGGAGCGAGCACTGCGTCGTCCGGCAGGGTCAGGATTTCCTGTCTGTTGGTCCGCAACTGGTCGGCGTAGGAGATTTTGCCGCCACCCATCGAGCCGGCGAAGAGCGAGTCGCCAACGATCGCGATCAATCGTTCGAGCCCGCGCACGACAAAGGTGGTCTGCCCCGCGGAGTGGCCGTTGGTGAGGCGGGTCTCGATGCGGATCTTGCCGAGCACGAAGCTCTGCCCGGCGCTGAAGGTTTCGACACCCTTGGGAAAATCTTCCTCGTCGGCGTCGCGCGAGTTGATCCATGCCTTGGCCTTGGTCGCCGCGAGCAGCTTGGGCAGATCGACGACGTGATCGACGTGGGCGTGAGTCAACAACACCAGTTCGACCGCGAGTTTGTGCTCCTTCACCGCCGCGAGGATCGGTGCGCAATCCGCCCCGGTGTCGAAGACGACCGCCTTGCGCGACTCCTGATCCCACACGAGGTAGGCGTTGACCGTCATGTCTTCGTAGGTGGTGTTGAAGGCGAGAAAGCCGCCGATCGGTCCCGGCTGCTCCGGATACCACTCCTTGCGCGAACCACGCACGAGGGCATCCGCCCCCAACCGCAGCA from Opitutales bacterium ASA1 encodes the following:
- the ruvC gene encoding crossover junction endodeoxyribonuclease RuvC yields the protein MGRTTTRDLWKAKLEGRLAPALDLPPVFGGRRNAFVGNVLGVDPSLRGTGLAVLEFATGRPPLLLHSRTLKLGPSRSMAECLGAIFTAMSETMEMHAITHVALEQTIYVQNFQTAQILGAARGAAIAAAAVRTLPVFEYAPLRVKQAVVGVGRASKEQMARTVMSLLGHGRTLALDEADAAGVALCHAFTWRG
- a CDS encoding sulfite exporter TauE/SafE family protein; the protein is MDRGQCGRLLRGRVTFEPWEWALLAVGAAFVGLSKSGIPGVGILVVGIFSNILPPKLATGMVLPLLLVGDVAAVATYLKHTQWRHVLRLFPWTAIGVVAGWFALGHMSDRSVGVAIGAILLFMLGLHAWRSRRTAAEKLEREVVAHGAWFAPFMGVFAGFTTQMANAAGPVMILYLLAMRLPKMHFLGTSAVYFFALNLFKLPFMIQLGLIDGGSVVVNAWLAPAVLAGSIVGRLVATRVPQKLFERLALGLTFVAALKLLLG